Proteins co-encoded in one Arachis hypogaea cultivar Tifrunner chromosome 13, arahy.Tifrunner.gnm2.J5K5, whole genome shotgun sequence genomic window:
- the LOC112735803 gene encoding transcription factor MYB102 produces MGRVPCCDKNGLKKGPWTPEEDLKLTNYIQTHGPGNWRTLPKNAGLQRCGKSCRLRWTNYLRPDIKRGRFSFEEEEAIIQLHSVLGNKWSAIAARLPGRTDNEIKNYWNTHIRKRLLRMGIDPITHAPRLDHLLDVSSILRTLIANPSSLLSLQALLTHPQPFLFNPELLKLLAAATTTPSTLMSTKNDQNNPDFASSSSSSSQNINNNNNDILQQILGGKLNQLVAPKEEFVTHGHFETPISTIQCNVEGLMENNNNNFNVLQQDQVGFIGNQDLDNNNIANQNSFGYDSVLSSPNQMNSSSTYVNSSAEEESYCSELFKFQIPDTLDISDFM; encoded by the exons ATGGGAAGAGTTCCTTGTTGTGACAAGAATGGTCTCAAGAAGGGTCCATGGACCCCGGAGGAAGATCTTAAACTTACCAACTACATTCAGACTCATGGCCCAGGAAATTGGCGCACCCTTCCCAAGAAtgctg GCCTTCAAAGATGTGGCAAGAGTTGTCGCCTAAGATGGACAAATTACCTGAGACCCGATATCAAGAGGGGAAGATTCTCTTTTGAAGAAGAGGAGGCTATTATTCAGTTGCATAGTGTATTGGGAAACAA ATGGTCGGCAATAGCAGCAAGACTTCCAGGAAGAACTGACAACGAAATCAAGAACTATTGGAACACTCACATTAGGAAGAGGCTACTTCGGATGGGAATTGACCCAATTACCCATGCCCCACGCCTTGATCACCTTCTTGATGTGTCCTCCATTCTAAGGACACTCATTGCAAACCCTTCTTCTCTTCTGAGTCTCCAAGCCCTATTAACTCACCCTCAACCCTTTTTATTCAACCCTGAATTGCTTAAGCTATTAGCAGCTGCTACTACAACTCCTTCAACTCTTATGTCCACAAAAAATGACCAAAATAACCCTGATTTTGCATCGTCATCCTCATCTTCGTCGCAgaatattaataacaataataatgatattCTACAACAAATCCTTGGTGGGAAGCTCAATCAGTTAGTTGCACCAAAAGAAGAGTTTGTTACTCATGGTCATTTTGAGACACCAATTTCAACAATTCAATGTAATGTGGAGGGCTTaatggaaaataataataataattttaatgtttTGCAACAAGATCAAGTTGGTTTCATAGGGAACCAGGATTTGGACAATAATAATATTGCAAACCAAAATAGTTTTGGTTATGATTCGGTGCTGTCAAGTCCAAATcagatgaattcatcatccaCCTATGTGAATAGCAGTGCGGAGGAAGAAAGCTATTGCAGTGAATTATTCAAGTTTCAGATTCCAGACACTCTGGATATTAGTGATTTTATGTAA